DNA from Patescibacteria group bacterium:
GCTATAGATTGAATCTTCGAGTCGTGTCCAATTGCTAGGAGCTGACGTGCTGCGCGAGCAGTTTGAACTTTCTTCTCGTTTGGAAATTAAATAAAGTCTCGGTTTTTCATTTTGAGGAAATTCTTTAAAATAAACCTTGAGGGCGTTCATCGCGTCATTGTCAGCGTTCGTCCATTGCCCATTCAATGGTGTATTGCTATCAATCACCACCACGAGCCGCAACGCGCCGGTCCGCCATTCATGACCGGCCACCACGTCCACGACCGCGCGCGCCCATGACGGCGTTTCATTTAATCCGGTAAAATGCCCGTCGGCCTGACAGTTGCCCAAATCGGACGCCCATTCCCTGCCGCACAAATCATGGCTCGAAAGCCCCCCATAGGGTTCCAGCTCGACACTATGGAAATCTTTAAGTTTTCCGCCGATTGGAATTATGTTATCAATACAGCCTTCGATTTCGGCGGCCACGTCAGATTCATATAAAATATATTTAAAAGAGTTATTTTCATTTGCCAGATAGAATGTTTTTTTAATATCATAGTAAGGAAATCCAGAAATCGTATAATCAATCAACGGACAAATCATCTTTACATTATTCATAGTATCGCATGTCTTAACGTCAACTGAGTAGCTGGTCATGGTTGTGATAAAGACCGCATCAACTTTTCCGTCAAAATTTGCGATTCCCCAATCGCATTTTTCTCCATCGGCCTGGTCTTGGTTGCCGTCGCCACAGTATGGTGCATAAGCCGTGCAGGAAGCATTGCAATAGCGGTCAAACATATCGTTGTAATCGGGCGTGTTGTTCACCCCGGAATCGCAAACCTCGCCCTCGTTTTCAATTACCTTGACGCAACGGCTGCGCGTCGCGGGGTCTTCACAACGGTAGCAATACCCCAATGACAGCGTGCTATCGCCGGATTGTGCGCAGACTTGATCACCCGGACATGAGGCATCGGAAACACATGCCTGTAATGGATGTTCAAGCCCCCAATAAGCCTCTCCTTCTTCAGTCCCCGGCACCGGCGGATAAGGAATGCTCTGAATAATCGCATCGCCGCAGCGCGGACTCTCGCGCTTGGCAATGTGGCAGGTTGAATCGCAATACTCGGCGTTATAACCATAATCACCCGGCGCCTTTGGTGCGATGGCCGGCACATGCCTATAAGAAATATTCTGCCCCTGGCAGACTCCTTCGTCATAACCCAAACCTGAAGTCGGTGCCATGCCTTCCCCATAAACAAACCCGCCCGGAGTAATTGAGGTTAAAACATTAGGACACGCGTCCGCAGCATATGGATCGCATGATATATAGCCTTCCATTGGGTGATAATTGCCCGAGGTCCCCAGGGTCGGATACCAGCAGGCAATCGGACCCTCGTCGCATTCCTCAATTCCCTCTTCTTTTATTCCGTCGCCGCAATAATCACCGGTCACGGTCGCAAATCCGCAATAGTCGGTGCAGAACGTGCAGGTATCGCCGTAGCGCGGCGTGCACGCTGTGCCATTTGCCGAACCCGCGTCGCAGGCTTCAATGCCCGCGTACTGATAACCGTCGCCGCAGCGCGATACGCGGCAGGAAACCGCAGTATCGTTTTCCCGGCCCGAAATAATGATGCAGCCGTCGGTGTTATCCGTATTGCCGTCGTCGCACTGTTCAACGCCCTCAAGTATGCCGTTGCCGCAAACCCCGTCCGTCACGCAGCTCATGCCCCACGAATTCCATTTACAAGCATCGCTCGCGCAGGTACGCACGTATTTTAACTGATAGCCAGTACTCGGGTCGATGCCACATGGCAGATTACAGGACGTAAACGATTGTTTGACGCGGTACTCGCAATCCCCATAAGTAATATGATGGCTGCCAAACGTACAGGTCTCAAGCGTTCCCGGCCAATAATAGCCGGCCGACGATCCGGGACAATTTTCATCCGTGGTACATTTCATCTCCGGATAATAGCGGCAAACACCATCAGTTGTTTCTTGATGGTCATCGCCTTCGCACTGTTCTTCAGGCTGTAAAATATCATCGCCGCACATCGGACCCGGCACGCGGCAATCCCAGCTGCAGCCCGAATCATACTGCCCATTCAAAACTCCGCGGTCGCATTGTTCGGCTCCGGCCATCATTGCGTCGCCGCAATATGCCGCGCTGCCCGCGCAGTCCGCGCTGCAATGTCCGTATTTTCCGTTATTTGACCCCTCGTCGCACGCCTCGCTCATAAAACAGAATGCGCCCGGGCAGTCGGTATCGCGCTGGCAGAGCAGGCCGTCAGACGCACCGCCCATGCAGAATCCTTCGCGCACGCCGTTGCCGCAAGCCGGGAGTGAATCCGCGCATTCGCCGTATCCGGATTCGCCCGAGACCGCCCAGCGGCACGCGCTCCCCTCTTTGACGCAGGAAACCGGCCGCGAGCTCGCCCCGGTGCAGCTTACAAATTTTTTGTCGCCGAGTTCGCACTCTTCATCCGGACCGCGCACGCTGTCGCCGCATAAATTATCGTTTGCAAAAGTATTATTCGCGCAGCCCTGGTTCAGAGTTAAATGCGCGGGCAAAGATTCCGGAGTCCAGTAATTCGGAAATTCAAGCGATGCGAGCAGTTCGTAATCTCCGGCGCCAAGCGACCGGTATTGATATACCAGGGATTCGGCCGGGCAGAAGAACCGGAGGCCCGTCGCGTCAAAGCAAGTCGCGCTGTCATAGCCCTCGCCGCAGGCCGCGAATTTATTGACCGGATCAACCGGTAAAACCTGGCCAAGCGCGCCGCCGAGCTCAATCTTCCATGACGGCCAGAGACTCGTGGAAAGCGACCGGAGATACGAGCCCGACGCCAAGGCCGGCATGCCGCCGCTCATTGCTTTATATGATTCAAAACTCGCCTCTAGCGACATGAGATCCGTAATCCTCTTAGTGTCGCGCCGCAGTTTGTCTTTATCCGCGTCGCAGGCCGAACGCGGATTTGTCGCAAGACAGTCCAGATTACTGGTGCAGGAAATTATCTTTCCGTCCTCGCTCCGCAAAAAATCGCCGAATTCGTTGCGGCAAACGCGCGCATTATTTACATTGTCATAGTTCAATACGAAATTATTAAGCATCTGATTAAAAATGCCGACTGTCATTTCGTTCGCGCCTTCGTTGCGCGATAGTATATAAATATTAGTGAAAAGCGCCGGATCGCCGAATTTATTTGCTGCATTAATATACACGCTCGTGCCGACGCGCACTGCCGGATAACCGTCAACCTCCATTACCTCCGGTTCGCCGCCAAAGCCCTGGCTCCGATACCACTCTTCAGCCGAAAGATGGCTGGGATTCGGCATAACGCGGAGACCGATGGCGTCGCGCGCCCAAGCCGCGGCTGGATCCGAATTTTTATAAACCAAAAGATAATCTCTAAGCACCCCGGCCGGCGGAGATTCAACCCTCTTCACCTCCAGCTCGGGCAAAAGTTCGGGCGCGCTGTCGCGACAATAAGTAGTGGCGAAATGAAAATCAGTCGGATCTGCAAAAATCAGCCACGGATTTTCGCAAAGATTGACCATCGCGGTTACCGAATCGGTCACCGTCTCGCCGGCGCAGCGGCCCGGCGCAATTTCCGACTCCCCAACGCATAAATTTCGCGGGCAGTCCGAATCACGGGCGCATGCTTTTCCAAAAAAATTATTAATTGTAACCTTAGCCTGCGCGCTCACCTGCTCTTCGCCGTTTAGTCCGGCCGGCGTCACCATCTGATCCGCGGCGTCGCTTGTTGTAACGTTGACTATATTTTTATCAGTCGTCGTATCGTCTGGAATTGCCGAAGCCCAGCTCCATTCCCATTCGTATTGGCCGGGCGTTTCCTGAATCGCCGTAGGTGAAAGTCCGGCGCGCCGGCTCACTGCGAGCGCGGAAAAACTCCGCGCGCCATGCGGCTCTTCGAGGCTCGCCGCGTCTTTGGTGTCAAAGAAAAAATCTTCTTCCGGATCGGCGATGTAAACATAATCAAGTTTGCAAATTTCCGTGCCCGTGCCGAAATAACTGGCGTAATAATTATTCAACGCCACGCCGTCAACCGATTCAACGGCTTCTAAAACCCTAATTTGGTACCATGTATCCGATTCTAAAGTTCCTTTATATCTATAATAAACCGATTTACCATCGGCCGAGAGCTCAACTGCGCCGTCAACGATATCTCCCTCGCAATAATTCAGCGTTTCCGGATCCGGCGTTTCCGGCGCCCGCGCCTGGGCAAATCTGCCCGTAATACCCGCGAATAAATTTTTAAAACTCTGCCATACGGCACGCCACCACGGCAGATAAGCATCGGCGCGCGTCACAAGCACGGATGTATAATTCACTTCTCCGGCATTACAATTTTGCGTTTTACCTTTTAACAAAATTATCCGGTTTTTTGTCGTCCCGCCTTGATCGTATTTTAACGAAGCGGCATTCAAAGCCTGCGAAAAATCAATTTTCACCGCGGCGTTGCGGCATTGATCGTTTGAACTGTTCGCCGGAATCACGGCCGAAACCCGCGGCATGGGATAACAACATGAATTATCCGCAAGTCCGAGCTCCGGATCGATGGCGCGGCATTCAGCATCAGTCGTGAATCCGCAAAGAATTGTAAAATTAGCAGTTCCGGTTTTTTCCTCAGTCGCTGCGAAAATTTCCGTTGCCTGATTGCCCTGTTCATTAACTTCCCCGCGGCCAACCGCCTCGGCGACCTGAACCGGATCAGCGAGTCCGTCACCGTCCACGCTCTCGCAACCCGCCTCTTCGCCCGTCCCAACCACGCCGTCGCCGCAAAATGACGACATCGCGTATTCTCCCGATGAACCGAGCGCCAAACAATTTTTGCCGCATCCCTGCCTACCGGCAGGCAGGCTTTCGCCGCCGTCGCAATCCTCTCCCTGTTCCTTGAGGCCGTTGCCGCAGCAATTTGCGACCGTCGGATCGGAGCAGGGATAGGTACCTTCATTCAGACACTTATCCGAACAGCCGTCGCCCGAACGCGGCCGGCATTGAGAGTCGCCGATACCCGCGCATTCAAGATTGGAACGGCACGTGGTTCTCATGTCCGCGCAAATTTTTCCGTTGTCGCAATCCTCACCGAGTTCGCGCTCCGCCGTACCGTTGCCGCAAACTGCGAGCGGTCCAGAATCCGAACCTTCGTTCAAGCATTCACTTGAGCAGCCGTCGCCGTTCCGACGGTTCATATCGTCGCAATCCTCACCGTCTCCCAAATCCCCGTTGCCGCAAACCGAACCGGCGAGCGTCGCTCCCTCATTCTGGCAGCCTTCGGAGCAGCCGTCGCCGGAAATATTATTGCCGTCATCGCATTCTTCGTGGCCCGTAATCCAGACGTTGCTCCATGGTGAAATATATGTCGGATCGTCAATATCTGCGTTTCCACAGGTGCCGCCCGACGCAACCGTCTCCACCGCTTCCCTGAGACACCGCGCCGAACAACCGTCGCCAACCAAAATATTTTTATCATCGCATTCCTCACCCATCGATATTTCGACATTGCCGTTGCCGCAAACCGCGATATTCATTCTTGAACCCAAGTGCAAACAATTTGACTTGCCGCACCATGCCGAAACGCTTGCCGGCGCCGTATCAATCATTCCGGCCGCAAGCAACCGCCCGACATCCTCGTCTCCCGACGACCAGCCCCAGTTGTAGCCCCACGGATCCAGGCTCTGGCCCTTGGCACTGCATTCATCCGCTTCGCCATAAGGCACGGCCGAATACTGTACTCGCTCCCCCTGGCCACGCGTTATTCCGTTGACCGGCGCGACTTCAACACGATCAATGGCGCAAAGCTCAGGCGTATCCTTTGTCCTAAATATCCACGAAAAACTCTCGCCGTAATTTAAACCCGTCAGGCTCGTGTCGGTATAACTCTTAATTTGATCTGACAAAATTACCCGGTAATACGTTTTTTGTTTGAATACGGCATGATTCACCACAATTTCTTCCCAGGTTGACATGTCAACCGCGGACACGCCGGTTACGAGATTGCCGCCCGCGAATGAACGGCAATTTTCATTCTCGCATTCCAGAATCTGAATGTTTCCCGGAGCCATGAGCGAATCCGCGTCCATAAGTGTATTAAAACCAATGCGCACCCCGGCGTTGCGGCAAGCCTCGGTGCAGTTCGGTTCGTAGAAAATCACCGTCGGATCAGTAAAATCGATCACCAGCTCTCCGACGCCACTCTTACCCTCCGCTTCCGCGGAGATCGAAACCGGTTCGCCGCGCGTTTCGGTGAGCGGCAAAACTTCCGCGAGCCAATCACTTATCGGATCCGGCACCGCAATCTGCGCTTTTAAAATATCACTTGCCGACCAGAGCCAGTCATAACCGCTCGGATTTAGGACAAGACAAATATCATCTGATGAAACCGCGGCCGCGGCATACGGAATCGAATCCTTGGATTTCGCAATTTTGTAATCCGGCGTAACCGCGACTTGTCCCAAAGCGCACGGCTCACTCGTCGCGCGGGTCTTCCATGAATAGCAATATGCAAAACCCTCACCGCACGCCGAACGCTCTTCCATATTTAAGTTTCCGACACTCGCATCACCGCGAAGCGCGGTCGCGAGCTTAACCTCATAAACGCTTGATGAATCAAGCGCCGACGCGGGCAAAATCTGGAAACCCCGGTTGTCGCCAAGCGCGTTAATTTTTGACGTTTCAACATCAACCGTGGCTGAACATGGATCATCCGCGCCAGCTACGCATTTATAAAATTTAATATTTTCGGTCGTAAACCTCGCCGTATCCATGGGCACATTAAATCGCACTGTCGGTACGGCATTGACGCAGGCCTCGCCGCTCCGCG
Protein-coding regions in this window:
- a CDS encoding IPT/TIG domain-containing protein translates to MHAVLAVDVGIEPVAEEIQLGGGDIRVIVARIINIALGLLGIIALIFVLYGGFLWMTAGGDEEKVGNAKKVLTNAVIGLAIILTSFAISQFVLNSLLRATGVEEGAGPTGPGGGGIPGGVTRTFQVESMSPQGAVPIRNVAIRILFNAAVDAGTIERNITVARAADGTRVEGAFSAAGNKVIFVPDAACPDPNQSKKCFDADTEYRVSIATGLRSSGGMYVSCSGFGAICEGSFSTGNLVDVTGPNVVLNYPDNGQGIPVNSIITFQAEATDDAGVSVVDFDVDGALWSSDGPPSPTPMNFTAEVDWDTTGLELGSRHSVQARAYDIDDNSGTSESVSVVARAEHCFNGVRDSEETGIDCGEDSGSAEYCGSCAGGTCTMSEECSSGYCEGGICVALPLIEGVDPLDGAPGTLVTIAGQYFGVARGTVRFLGAAAEGDEIEAPLAACTSVWSNNQIIITVPAAAPSGPIEVVSLAGEADTTDNTRGPVVADFLVNTIARPGICEINPNQGEAGDAISISGSGFGEAEGAVTVGEVPAGRIESWAAGAVRATIPPMGEGEYPVRVSVGGVSSNGVDFQVVERGLSGKPVIAEVSPAMGPIGEYVTLRGSNFGSSVGKVTFINTSTGQSALGDFNFPEACGTDFWMADSITVKVPAAYADGGAVSAGAHEIRVTRSDAKTSDAAAFTVTTAALAPGVCRISPSAGPAGTAVVIFGERLGGSAGSVMFYNLKNAQINAWSNTEISSVVPAGAATGPVVATSSGGLPSNGINFRVENCLDEPAACDADQQCCADGTCRGADEECAVGPREASFVWRFSTGIIPITPQVIESCAAEDLPASPSPWDARSGEACVNAVPTVRFNVPMDTARFTTENIKFYKCVAGADDPCSATVDVETSKINALGDNRGFQILPASALDSSSVYEVKLATALRGDASVGNLNMEERSACGEGFAYCYSWKTRATSEPCALGQVAVTPDYKIAKSKDSIPYAAAAVSSDDICLVLNPSGYDWLWSASDILKAQIAVPDPISDWLAEVLPLTETRGEPVSISAEAEGKSGVGELVIDFTDPTVIFYEPNCTEACRNAGVRIGFNTLMDADSLMAPGNIQILECENENCRSFAGGNLVTGVSAVDMSTWEEIVVNHAVFKQKTYYRVILSDQIKSYTDTSLTGLNYGESFSWIFRTKDTPELCAIDRVEVAPVNGITRGQGERVQYSAVPYGEADECSAKGQSLDPWGYNWGWSSGDEDVGRLLAAGMIDTAPASVSAWCGKSNCLHLGSRMNIAVCGNGNVEISMGEECDDKNILVGDGCSARCLREAVETVASGGTCGNADIDDPTYISPWSNVWITGHEECDDGNNISGDGCSEGCQNEGATLAGSVCGNGDLGDGEDCDDMNRRNGDGCSSECLNEGSDSGPLAVCGNGTAERELGEDCDNGKICADMRTTCRSNLECAGIGDSQCRPRSGDGCSDKCLNEGTYPCSDPTVANCCGNGLKEQGEDCDGGESLPAGRQGCGKNCLALGSSGEYAMSSFCGDGVVGTGEEAGCESVDGDGLADPVQVAEAVGRGEVNEQGNQATEIFAATEEKTGTANFTILCGFTTDAECRAIDPELGLADNSCCYPMPRVSAVIPANSSNDQCRNAAVKIDFSQALNAASLKYDQGGTTKNRIILLKGKTQNCNAGEVNYTSVLVTRADAYLPWWRAVWQSFKNLFAGITGRFAQARAPETPDPETLNYCEGDIVDGAVELSADGKSVYYRYKGTLESDTWYQIRVLEAVESVDGVALNNYYASYFGTGTEICKLDYVYIADPEEDFFFDTKDAASLEEPHGARSFSALAVSRRAGLSPTAIQETPGQYEWEWSWASAIPDDTTTDKNIVNVTTSDAADQMVTPAGLNGEEQVSAQAKVTINNFFGKACARDSDCPRNLCVGESEIAPGRCAGETVTDSVTAMVNLCENPWLIFADPTDFHFATTYCRDSAPELLPELEVKRVESPPAGVLRDYLLVYKNSDPAAAWARDAIGLRVMPNPSHLSAEEWYRSQGFGGEPEVMEVDGYPAVRVGTSVYINAANKFGDPALFTNIYILSRNEGANEMTVGIFNQMLNNFVLNYDNVNNARVCRNEFGDFLRSEDGKIISCTSNLDCLATNPRSACDADKDKLRRDTKRITDLMSLEASFESYKAMSGGMPALASGSYLRSLSTSLWPSWKIELGGALGQVLPVDPVNKFAACGEGYDSATCFDATGLRFFCPAESLVYQYRSLGAGDYELLASLEFPNYWTPESLPAHLTLNQGCANNTFANDNLCGDSVRGPDEECELGDKKFVSCTGASSRPVSCVKEGSACRWAVSGESGYGECADSLPACGNGVREGFCMGGASDGLLCQRDTDCPGAFCFMSEACDEGSNNGKYGHCSADCAGSAAYCGDAMMAGAEQCDRGVLNGQYDSGCSWDCRVPGPMCGDDILQPEEQCEGDDHQETTDGVCRYYPEMKCTTDENCPGSSAGYYWPGTLETCTFGSHHITYGDCEYRVKQSFTSCNLPCGIDPSTGYQLKYVRTCASDACKWNSWGMSCVTDGVCGNGILEGVEQCDDGNTDNTDGCIIISGRENDTAVSCRVSRCGDGYQYAGIEACDAGSANGTACTPRYGDTCTFCTDYCGFATVTGDYCGDGIKEEGIEECDEGPIACWYPTLGTSGNYHPMEGYISCDPYAADACPNVLTSITPGGFVYGEGMAPTSGLGYDEGVCQGQNISYRHVPAIAPKAPGDYGYNAEYCDSTCHIAKRESPRCGDAIIQSIPYPPVPGTEEGEAYWGLEHPLQACVSDASCPGDQVCAQSGDSTLSLGYCYRCEDPATRSRCVKVIENEGEVCDSGVNNTPDYNDMFDRYCNASCTAYAPYCGDGNQDQADGEKCDWGIANFDGKVDAVFITTMTSYSVDVKTCDTMNNVKMICPLIDYTISGFPYYDIKKTFYLANENNSFKYILYESDVAAEIEGCIDNIIPIGGKLKDFHSVELEPYGGLSSHDLCGREWASDLGNCQADGHFTGLNETPSWARAVVDVVAGHEWRTGALRLVVVIDSNTPLNGQWTNADNDAMNALKVYFKEFPQNEKPRLYLISKREESSNCSRSTSAPSNWTRLEDSIYSYGSLISFGDSWGSGAIANYYSNETEARTVLRNVFNSIFCENNCACSAPICL